One Stratiformator vulcanicus genomic window, CTCCGCAGGCGAGGTACGAGAAGATGCCCGACGCGAAACTGCAGTTCTTTGCTGCGGCGATGGACGCGAGAAACCCGGCTGCGTGGCAGGCCGTCATCGAGTACTTCCCGCGTGACGAATTTTACGGTCGACAGGCGAAATACCGGCTGGCCTTGCTCAGTCTGGCCAGCAACGACCTGAGTACGGCCGAGTCGATGTTTGACGACTTAAAAACTCAAAACGATGACAAAGGGCTCAAAGCCACCGGGCTCGCGGGACAGGCGGTCGTCGCTGCGAGACGGGACGACTGGTCGACCTTCTCGACCCTAGCGACGCTCGCGTTCAACATCCAATCGGAAAGCACGCCGATCCGAGACGAACTCGTCCCTTACTTGACGGCAGCGGCGCAGCGGAACCGGCAGCAGATCGAAAGCAGCACGCTGGAAAGCCTCCGGCGGCTCGAACAACAAGTCGCCGAACCGCCGGAGTAACTGACGGACAATGGATCAGTTTGAACAAGTCAAACACTTAAGCCGGTGGCTGTGGACGGCGCCACCCATCGATAGCCCGAAGCGCCAGCGAGGCAGAAAAAATACCGTCCGAAAACGATCGTAAGCCAGTTCGAACGATTCGGATGCCCAAGCGGGCGGAAGTACAAGGCGTCTTTACGCCGTCCACAGCGATCTCGTCCTCGGCAATACCGTCGTCGAGCATTCGCGAGTTTAAGAGTTCGCGTTCCGTGGGCTGCGAAAGCGCCCTCCCCGGCCACCCGCCGATAGCCCGACGCGCCAGCGAGGCAGTGAGACTACTCTTTTCTTCTTCGGCAATACCGTCGTCGAGCATTCGCGAGTCAAAAGAGTTCGCATTCCGGGGGCGGCGAAAGTGCCCTCCCCGGCCACCCGACGCAGGGCTTCAAATCCCGTTCATCCGTTCGCCGCGACCGTTATCAGCGAATTGCGGATCCTTCAGTTCGCGCGGTAGTGGGAACCGGCGGGGGTTGTCGATGAACCGCCTACGCGAATCTTCGGTCGCGTGCAGGTAGAGCCGGTCTTTATAGAACGAACCGTACTCAATCCGGCCGGGGATCGGCTGACGCTTTGTGGCGAGAATCGTGGGATCGAACCCGCTGTAGCGTGGGGCGAACTTCTCCGGTTGATCGCGGAACTGAGCCAGTTCCTCGGCGTCGGCCAGATAGTACACGACGCCTTGGTGCCGCCAGGCAAATTTCGGGTCGCCCTGTGACCAAACCTTTTCCTGGACGAGAGCCACCGGGCTGTAGCCGTCCAGTCCGAGTCCCTGCTCTTCGGCGAGGTCGCTTAACACCTCGGTCGCATCCCGCTTCACAATTTCGACGCGGCGGTCGCTGCGCTTTTCGATGCGGGCTGCCCCTGAGTCGAGCCGGGCGAGGTAGCCGTTCGTACTCGTTCCTCCGACGTAGCGGGAAACGACATCGCCGCTCGGGCTCAATATGACGTCGGTTGGCAGGGCGGCGACACCGAAGCGGCGTTTCAGATCGCCGTGATGATCGACATTGACCTTCACACCAACCGCTGATGTCCCCAGTTCCGAAGTAATCGTGGACGAATTGAGCACGCTCTCCATCGCTCGGCAGGGGCCGCACCAGTCGGCGTAAAAATGGACGACGAGCGGCACTCCCAACTTCCGTGCTTCCGATTGGGCGGCGTCGAAATCTCGATGCCACGACCCGGCTGATGCCGATGAGATCGTCAGTGATGCAACCAGTACCATCACCGTCAGTGCGCAGAACGAGAGTGACTTTTGCAGCAGCATAGGGAAACTCCGTTTGTGGGCAGTCGACCAGGCAGGTCGCCCGACGGGGCGAAGAGTCGACGGTCGGGTAGGTCTTGCGTGTTCGTCACGCAGGAGTCGTCGGCCATTCCTTCCAGCCGGACGACAGGGCGATTCCGATCGCGTCCTTACGATCCCATTCCTTGTTGGGGCGAGAGAATGCCGTAGGTAAAGTCCCCTGTCAAACCCCCGGT contains:
- a CDS encoding thioredoxin family protein, which gives rise to MLLQKSLSFCALTVMVLVASLTISSASAGSWHRDFDAAQSEARKLGVPLVVHFYADWCGPCRAMESVLNSSTITSELGTSAVGVKVNVDHHGDLKRRFGVAALPTDVILSPSGDVVSRYVGGTSTNGYLARLDSGAARIEKRSDRRVEIVKRDATEVLSDLAEEQGLGLDGYSPVALVQEKVWSQGDPKFAWRHQGVVYYLADAEELAQFRDQPEKFAPRYSGFDPTILATKRQPIPGRIEYGSFYKDRLYLHATEDSRRRFIDNPRRFPLPRELKDPQFADNGRGERMNGI